A genome region from Triplophysa rosa linkage group LG24, Trosa_1v2, whole genome shotgun sequence includes the following:
- the ccnd2b gene encoding G1/S-specific cyclin-D2b: protein MELFCLENEAYRRAQKDPNIFCDERVLQSLLTVEDRYVPQRPYFKSVQKDIQPFMRRIVATWMLEVCEEEKCEEDVFPLAMNYLDRFLAAVPTRKCYLQLLGAVCLLLASKLKACQPLSTKKLCIYTDNSITCQQLLEWELVVLSKLKWNMAAVTPLDFIEHILHKLPIPEDRLKLIRKHAQTFIALCATDHSFTMYPPSTIATGSVGAAVCGLQPQEKEQNLWGYSLMEMLAKITNTEVDYLKSCQEQIEQLLANSLKESQHTQKQEGGATSKTPDSQNLSCTPTDVRDVNL, encoded by the exons ATGGAGCTTTTTTGCTTGGAAAACGAGGCGTACAGGAGAGCCCAGAAAGATCCGAACATCTTCTGCGATGAAAGAGTCCTGCAAAGTCTCCTAACAGTGGAGGACAGATATGTCCCACAGAGACCCTATTTTAAAAGCGTCCAAAAGGATATTCAACCTTTCATGAGGCGAATTGTCGCGACGTGGATGCTGGAG GTGTGTGAGGAGGAGAAGTGTGAAGAGGACGTCTTTCCCTTGGCTATGAACTACCTGGACAGATTTTTAGCCGCGGTTCCAACGAGAAAGTGTTACCTGCAGCTGTTAGGAGCCGTGTGTCTTTTACTGGCATCGAAATTAAAAGCTTGCCAGCCGCTGTCGACCAAGAAGCTGTGCATATACACAGACAACTCCATCACATGTCAACAACTGCTGG aGTGGGAATTAGTGGTGCTGAGTAAATTGAAATGGAACATGGCTGCCGTCACCCCTCTCGACTTCATCGAACACATCCTGCACAAACTGCCCATTCCTGAAGACAGACTGAAGCTCATCCGCAAACACGCGCAGACCTTCATCGCCCTCTGCGCGACAG ATCACAGCTTCACCATGTACCCTCCGTCCACGATCGCCACAGGAAGTGTGGGGGCGGCTGTATGTGGTCTTCAGCCTCAGGAGAAGGAACAGAACCTGTGGGGTTACAGTCTGATGGAGATGTTGGCTAAAATCACCAACACTGAGGTG GACTATCTGAAGTCATGTCAAGAGCAGATCGAGCAGCTGCTGGCCAATAGCCTCAAAGAGAGTCAACATACACAAAAACAAGAGGGCGGAGCCACCAGCAAAACGCCGGACTCTCAGAACCTGTCCTGCACCCCCACAGATGTGCGTGATGTCAACTTATGA
- the tmem209 gene encoding transmembrane protein 209: protein MTPSMEGMPSLIEKTMNMRRDEQARQVVLAWAVLNISLAGMIYTEMSGQLLSRYYNINHWLIWYIELGLASLFSLNALFDFWKYFKYTMAPSTIAVSPEQHRLLGLSVSGIQASPPPKQEKKEAPVSVQSSPLQGQNVLSFSPARPSSTSPKFPPSCISGYSPSLSSPSSAGGTFSPSMAFGKVMNYSPSPSSSPYPSNVGPVEGSSLRARYRTSPSVFSSPGGKEDYIDNLKSLEKFLRSEEEKSHRSQLGSPESTSPRHSPTFWNYSRSVGDYAQSLRKFQYQPACRSQAPSAHKDDTELGSKQAVEEVWGRITTSRAVTESIDSWTAKLRNWINDTILVHLVKEIDSINSQLRRMGCPELQIGEASISSLKQAAVVKASAIPTLNAIVQYLDITANQEYLVDRIKELAHSGCMSSFRWNGGGDLKNRKWDTDLPTDSAILMHLLCTYLDSRLPPHPKYPDGKTFTSQHFIQTPDKPDMSNENLFCIHQSSTNPPHYQLVYQGHIYSLPKGRNNLFHTILMFLYIIKTKESGMLGRVNLGLSGVNILWIFGD from the exons ATGACGCCCTCGATGGAGGGCATGCCCTCCCTTATCGAGAAGACCATGAATATGCGGAGGGATGAACAGGCACGACAGGTGGTTCTGGCATGGGCTGTGCTGAATATTTCTCTGGCTGGAATGATCTACACTGAGAT GTCTGGACAGCTTCTTAGCAGATACTACAACATAAACCATTGGTTGATCTGGTATATCG AGCTCGGCCTTGCCTCCCTGTTCAGCCTTAATGCACTTTTTGACTTCTGGAAGTACTTCAAATACACCATGGCCCCCTCCACGATCGCTGTCTCGCCAGAGCAGCATCGACTTCTTGGGCTCTCAGTCTCAG GGATCCAGGCCTCTCCACCGCCGAAACAAGAGAAGAAGGAAGCTCCTGTCTCGGTCCAATCCTCGCCTCTGCAGGGACAGAATGTTCTTAGTTTTAGTCCTGCAAGACCCTCCAGCACCAGCCCCAAGTTTCCCCCCAGCTGTATTTCTGGATACAGTCCATCGTTGAGCAGCCCATCCTCAGCAGGGGGAACTTTTTCACCTTCCATGGCTTTTGGCAAg GTGATGAACTACAGCCCATCTCCAAGCTCCTCTCCCTACCCAAGTAACGTCGGACCAGTGGAGGGCTCCAGTCTCCGTGCGCGGTACCGCACATCTCCGTCTGTCTTCAGTTCGCCTGGAGGTAAAGAGGATTACATTGATAATTTGAAGTCTTTGGAAAAGTTTCTACGCTCAGAAGAGGAGAAAAGTCATCGTAGTCAACTGG GAAGTCCTGAGTCAACATCTCCAAGACACAGTCCAACCTTCTGGAACTACAGTCGTTCGGTGGGGGATTACGCACAGAGCCTGAGAAAATTTCAGTACCAGCCCGCCTGCCGTTCACAAGCCCCTTCTGCCCATAAAGACGACACAGAGCTGGGGTCCAAACAGGCTGTGGAAGAA GTGTGGGGAAGAATCACAACCAGCCGTGCAGTAACTGAAAGTATTGACAGCTGGACTGCTAAACTGAGAAAC TGGATAAACGACACCATTCTGGTACATCTGGTGAAAGAGATCGACTCTATCAACAGTCAGCTGAGAAGAATGGGTTGTCCTGAGCTTCAGATTGGGG AGGCCAGCATCAGCAGTCTCAAACAAGCTGCTGTGGTCAAAGCTTCTGCGATCCCCACCCTCAATGCCATCGTTCAATATTTGGACATCACAGCTAATCAAGAGTATCTTGTGGACAGAATCAAAG AATTGGCCCACAGCGGCTGCATGAGCTCTTTCCGCTGGAATGGAGGAGGAGATTTGAAAAACCGAAAATGGGACACTGATCTTCCAACAGACTCTGCT ATTCTGATGCACTTGCTGTGTACATATCTGGACTCCAGACTCCCTCCACATCCTAAATATCCTGATGGGAAGACCTTTACATCACAACATTTTATACAGACACCAGATAAACCAG ATATGTCCAATGAGAACCTCTTCTGCATCCATCAAAGCAGCACAAACCCCCCTCATTATCAGCTCGTTTATCAAGGTCACATCTACAGCTTACCAAAG GGCAGAAATAACTTGTTTCATACCATCCTCATGTTTCTCTACATTATTAAAACTAAGGAGTCTGGCATGCTGGG GAGAGTGAATCTTGGCCTATCAGGGGTGAACATACTTTGGATCTTTGGTGACTGA